The proteins below are encoded in one region of Pantoea sp. At-9b:
- a CDS encoding class I SAM-dependent methyltransferase translates to MMTYPFVALIKDKTRYLQEFIHHPRATGTIAPSSHHLCRVMSDAVDWQHVSRIAELGAGDGVLTRYLLTRMMDHASLTAWETNPRLVRKLAALDDHRLTVLADSAEKIEPGYDAIFSGLPLLSLPESVRHGVLERAAAALNPGGVFIQFQYTSLSEPLLSRYFRWTRARVLCNLPPALVYRCYNDAIYTA, encoded by the coding sequence ATGATGACGTATCCCTTTGTGGCGCTAATTAAAGATAAGACCCGTTATTTGCAGGAATTTATTCACCATCCCCGGGCGACAGGCACCATCGCGCCGTCCTCACACCATCTGTGTCGGGTCATGTCGGATGCGGTTGACTGGCAACATGTCAGCAGGATTGCTGAACTCGGTGCCGGAGACGGGGTGTTGACCCGCTACTTGCTCACACGGATGATGGATCACGCCTCACTAACTGCCTGGGAAACCAACCCACGTCTGGTGAGAAAATTGGCAGCGTTGGATGATCATCGCCTGACGGTCCTTGCTGACTCGGCGGAAAAAATTGAACCCGGCTATGACGCGATTTTTTCTGGTCTGCCCTTGCTGTCGCTGCCGGAATCGGTGCGTCATGGCGTGCTAGAACGTGCCGCTGCGGCGCTGAATCCCGGCGGCGTTTTTATTCAGTTCCAGTACACGTCACTGTCTGAACCTTTGTTATCGCGCTACTTCCGCTGGACGCGCGCCAGGGTGCTCTGCAACCTGCCACCCGCGCTGGTTTACCGCTGTTACAACGATGCCATCTATACCGCATAA
- the fetB gene encoding iron export ABC transporter permease subunit FetB, with protein MSQHNITNSSLVMALVLVLIALLISQKEKLGLSKDIIWSVCRAIVQLVIVGYVLKSIFDVNNDWLTVLMVLFICVNAAANARKRSRNIDHAFVISFIAITSGTALTLVILVLSGAIEFMPMQVIPISGMIAGNAMVAVGLCYSNLNQRFADNRQKILEMLSLGASVKLASASLIRDSIRAAMIPTVDAAKTVGLVSLPGMMSGLIFAGIDPVKAIKYQIMVTFMLIGTASLSTIIAVYLAYRRFYNDRVQLRF; from the coding sequence ATGAGCCAGCATAATATTACCAACTCGTCGCTGGTTATGGCGCTGGTTCTGGTGCTGATCGCGCTGCTGATTAGCCAGAAAGAGAAGTTGGGCCTGAGTAAAGACATCATCTGGAGTGTGTGCCGCGCCATTGTGCAGCTCGTCATCGTCGGTTATGTATTGAAATCGATTTTTGACGTCAATAATGACTGGCTGACGGTGTTGATGGTGCTGTTTATCTGCGTTAATGCTGCCGCGAACGCCCGCAAACGCAGCCGCAATATCGATCATGCTTTTGTGATTTCGTTTATCGCCATTACCAGCGGCACGGCGCTGACATTAGTGATTCTGGTGCTGAGTGGGGCGATCGAATTTATGCCCATGCAGGTGATCCCGATTTCCGGGATGATTGCTGGCAATGCCATGGTGGCGGTGGGCTTATGCTACAGCAACCTGAACCAGCGCTTTGCCGACAACCGGCAAAAAATTCTGGAGATGTTGAGCTTGGGCGCTTCGGTGAAATTGGCCTCGGCATCACTGATTCGCGATAGCATCCGTGCCGCGATGATCCCGACGGTGGATGCGGCAAAAACCGTGGGGCTGGTGAGCTTGCCCGGGATGATGTCGGGTTTAATCTTCGCCGGTATCGATCCGGTGAAAGCCATCAAGTACCAAATTATGGTGACCTTTATGCTGATCGGTACCGCCAGCCTCTCCACCATCATTGCGGTGTATCTGGCCTATCGGCGCTTTTACAATGATCGGGTGCAACTGAGGTTCTGA
- the fetA gene encoding iron ABC transporter ATP-binding protein FetA yields MATDFPLLDVQGVTFSQDGCELLAPVSLQLNPGDFLLLTGPSGSGKSTLLKIIASLLAPSGGQIRWQNQDITQLQAEAYRQQVSYCFQTPVLFGNTVYDNLALPWQVRLKKPNRDAFIADLAKVNLPADTLDKKIDQLSGGEKQRVGLLRNLQFLPDVLLLDEVTSALDEDNKALIHRLISEMVTDKGVAVIWISHDAEEIRQASRVLKLHAPERNDHEPA; encoded by the coding sequence ATGGCCACCGATTTTCCCTTGCTTGATGTGCAAGGGGTTACGTTTTCTCAGGACGGTTGCGAGTTACTGGCGCCTGTATCATTGCAACTCAACCCCGGCGACTTTTTGCTGCTGACCGGTCCGTCGGGCAGTGGAAAAAGCACGTTGCTGAAAATCATCGCCTCGTTACTGGCCCCCAGCGGCGGGCAGATTCGATGGCAAAACCAGGATATCACGCAGCTTCAAGCCGAAGCGTATCGGCAACAGGTGTCGTACTGCTTCCAGACCCCGGTGCTGTTTGGCAACACGGTTTATGACAATCTGGCATTGCCGTGGCAGGTGCGACTGAAGAAACCCAACCGTGATGCTTTCATTGCTGACCTGGCAAAAGTCAATTTGCCCGCTGACACGCTGGATAAAAAAATCGATCAACTTTCCGGTGGTGAAAAGCAGCGAGTGGGCTTGCTGCGCAATTTGCAGTTTCTGCCGGATGTATTGTTGTTGGATGAAGTCACCAGCGCACTCGATGAAGACAATAAGGCGCTGATTCATCGCCTGATCAGCGAGATGGTCACTGACAAGGGAGTCGCGGTGATCTGGATTAGTCATGACGCGGAGGAAATCCGCCAGGCTTCACGCGTGCTGAAGCTGCACGCCCCAGAGAGGAACGACCATGAGCCAGCATAA
- a CDS encoding formyltransferase family protein, whose protein sequence is MKAVIFAYHDMGCTGLNALLNAGFDIGAVFTHADAAGENHFHGSVAQLAQAHNIPVFMPEDINQPTWVERLTALAPDMLFSLSFRQILSRDILACARLGAFGVQASLLPAHRGRAHLNWVLIKGETETGVTLFRMTTRPDCGPILAQEKVSILPEDDAFSLHNKLVQTSGRMLAVWLPALMANQLRERTQDETQASSFGRRKPEDGAIDWQRSAQEVHNLVRGLASPWPGAYSTVQGQRFVVWHSRFSVDRAEVKPGTVLSVMPFIIACGSGQLEILAGQTGEGGRVSGSELARSLMITPGTLLAD, encoded by the coding sequence ATGAAAGCGGTCATCTTTGCTTATCACGATATGGGCTGCACCGGTCTGAACGCATTGCTCAATGCCGGTTTTGACATCGGTGCCGTCTTTACCCACGCCGATGCGGCGGGGGAAAACCATTTCCACGGTTCCGTCGCGCAGTTGGCACAAGCCCACAATATCCCGGTATTTATGCCGGAAGATATCAACCAGCCGACATGGGTTGAGCGGCTCACCGCACTGGCTCCCGATATGCTGTTCAGCCTCTCTTTCCGCCAGATACTGAGTCGCGACATCCTGGCTTGCGCCCGCCTCGGGGCTTTTGGCGTGCAGGCGTCGCTGTTGCCAGCGCATCGTGGCCGTGCGCACCTGAATTGGGTCTTAATTAAAGGTGAGACGGAAACCGGGGTTACCCTGTTCCGAATGACCACGCGGCCCGATTGTGGCCCGATCCTCGCACAGGAAAAAGTCAGCATCTTGCCCGAAGACGATGCGTTCAGTCTGCATAACAAACTGGTACAAACCAGTGGCAGGATGCTGGCCGTATGGTTACCGGCACTGATGGCCAACCAACTGCGGGAGCGTACACAGGATGAGACGCAGGCCAGCTCCTTTGGTCGTCGTAAGCCGGAGGATGGCGCGATTGACTGGCAGCGATCCGCGCAGGAAGTTCACAATCTGGTACGGGGCCTCGCCAGCCCCTGGCCGGGTGCGTACAGCACGGTGCAGGGGCAACGCTTTGTGGTATGGCACAGTCGTTTCAGCGTCGATCGCGCCGAGGTTAAACCGGGAACGGTGCTCAGCGTAATGCCTTTCATTATTGCCTGTGGCAGCGGACAGCTGGAAATCCTCGCGGGTCAAACCGGTGAGGGGGGACGGGTAAGCGGGAGCGAGCTGGCGCGCAGCTTAATGATCACGCCAGGCACGTTGCTGGCTGATTAG
- a CDS encoding efflux RND transporter periplasmic adaptor subunit has translation MFFHRKGVWLATCTILAGCGIGYFWPKPAAEAALKPLPAPALVSMVTATVQALPVVLTTQGHVVPLNQVDIQSQITGTVKTVAFKEGDFVKKGQLLFTLDDASQRAAYNHALAAVGESQALLVKAQHDLDRSRALKAKNYISMSDWDTLQSALQQYQAQLKAAQEDVRTADVNLGYTRIYAPVDGKTGALNIHPGSLVQPGSTLPLVTLIQFDPIGMSFTLPEQDLSPVLRAQMKSQVTIWVQNASGKRVAGTLDFIDNSVSTDSGTIALKARFNNVDMQLWPGMYQSITVDAGTTPDAVVLPPQAVQNGPDGHFVYVIGSQNHASVQPVNLLRVQQQLAVVSGLQQGTQVINEGANNLRPGMTVKIANHSPTGVAH, from the coding sequence ATGTTTTTTCATCGCAAAGGCGTATGGCTGGCAACATGCACAATTCTGGCTGGCTGCGGCATTGGGTACTTTTGGCCAAAACCGGCCGCCGAAGCGGCACTGAAGCCGCTACCGGCACCTGCTCTGGTAAGCATGGTCACCGCCACGGTACAGGCATTGCCCGTGGTACTGACCACCCAGGGTCATGTGGTACCGCTGAACCAGGTTGATATCCAGTCGCAAATCACCGGCACAGTGAAAACTGTCGCATTCAAAGAGGGTGATTTTGTGAAAAAAGGGCAATTGCTGTTTACCCTTGACGACGCCAGCCAACGCGCGGCTTATAACCACGCGCTGGCGGCGGTCGGGGAGTCGCAAGCCTTATTGGTCAAGGCACAACACGACCTGGACCGCTCACGCGCACTGAAAGCGAAAAATTACATCTCGATGTCCGATTGGGACACCCTGCAAAGTGCTCTCCAGCAGTACCAGGCGCAGCTCAAGGCGGCGCAGGAAGATGTGCGAACGGCTGACGTTAACCTGGGTTATACCCGTATCTACGCCCCGGTGGATGGCAAAACCGGCGCGCTGAATATTCACCCGGGCAGTCTGGTGCAGCCGGGTAGCACCCTGCCCCTGGTCACGCTGATCCAGTTTGATCCCATCGGTATGTCATTCACATTACCGGAGCAAGATCTCAGTCCGGTACTCCGTGCTCAGATGAAAAGTCAGGTCACGATCTGGGTGCAGAATGCCAGCGGTAAGCGCGTTGCCGGAACGCTCGATTTCATCGACAACAGCGTCAGCACGGATAGCGGGACCATTGCGTTAAAAGCCCGCTTCAATAATGTCGACATGCAGCTGTGGCCGGGTATGTATCAGTCAATTACCGTGGACGCAGGCACCACCCCCGATGCGGTGGTATTGCCGCCCCAGGCGGTGCAGAACGGGCCAGACGGACATTTTGTTTATGTGATCGGGTCACAAAACCACGCCAGCGTACAGCCGGTGAATTTGTTACGCGTGCAACAGCAACTGGCGGTGGTCAGCGGCCTGCAACAGGGTACTCAGGTGATCAATGAGGGTGCCAACAATCTGCGTCCCGGTATGACGGTCAAAATCGCCAACCACTCGCCGACCGGGGTGGCGCACTGA
- a CDS encoding efflux RND transporter permease subunit, with protein MNLAERCIQRPIAVMLLWLAVMVTGFVCWKNLPVAALPTFDTPTIKVNASLSGASPETMASSVATPLEKNLSTIPGVATMTSTSLEGATTIVLEFDPSVNIDSASVDVQSALYQTLKKLPAQMTTPPTFKKVNPADAPIAQISLDSPSMTLSDLNRFSDDLISPALSMLNGVAEVDVIGQKRYAVRIEVDPAKLAATNMTLEELQTALKAANDNSPVGELDGKRQMMMLQTGGDLRNAADFKNVVIASRNGQPVRLSDVATVQDSIENTLSHSAVNNHTAIVLSISRQPGANLVATLDAIKQLLPQLQQQMPASVHMQLLNDRSISVRNAIHDVNLTLLLTIALVIMVILLFLRHVRATLIPALSVPISLLGSFALMYAFGLSLDNISLMGLTIAVGLVVDDAIVVLENIMRYIEQGMAPRQAAVKGAKEVGFTVISISLSLVAVFIPIFFMPGTMGLLFHEFAWVVSLAIAVSAAASLTLIPLLVPMLIRHDNDPAQPDPAWNRMFERLFEALRQRYGQALHWAVEHQAVTLSVALATVALTGYLYTSAPKGFFPQEDTGQVTANIDTPQDMSFAARKQVAYQLAATLLNDPAVTTIVTKVDHDTTQLNLTLQDQTQRPSMSQVLTQMRAETHYLPGISVYFSPVQNFKVGGRSAKSSWQYTLQSVSSNGGPSLNDYANQLMDEMKKSGVFVGVNSDAQLNGLQAELTIDRNKASLLGVDLDQIRSNLYAAYGTLQASTIYAPEDSYEVIMEVQQPFRQNESDLSQIYVRSASNTLLPLSTFTHISRVQGVTAVNHQGQLPAITISFDLAPGKSLSDATQAIQQAGQAIHLPPTVFGTYAGQAALYQQSQSTQVWLIVLALAVIYVILGMLYESWIHPITILLGLPSAAVGALLALRLLGLDLTFIAMIGILLLIGIVKKNAIMMIDFALSAQREQGMSAHDAIIQACLQRFRPIMMTTLCAIMGALPIACGWGAGAELRQPMGVAVVGGLVFSQFITLFITPVLYLLFDRASGRLDTLTHALEES; from the coding sequence ATGAATCTCGCTGAACGCTGTATACAACGCCCGATTGCCGTGATGTTGCTATGGCTGGCGGTCATGGTGACCGGCTTCGTCTGCTGGAAAAATTTGCCAGTGGCCGCACTGCCAACCTTCGACACCCCCACCATCAAGGTCAATGCGTCGCTGTCCGGTGCCAGTCCGGAAACCATGGCGTCGTCCGTTGCTACGCCACTGGAGAAGAACCTTTCCACCATTCCCGGCGTTGCCACTATGACCTCCACCAGTCTGGAGGGCGCGACCACCATCGTGCTGGAATTCGACCCGTCGGTGAATATTGATTCCGCCTCGGTCGATGTACAATCCGCGCTGTACCAAACGCTGAAAAAATTACCGGCGCAGATGACCACCCCGCCAACCTTCAAAAAGGTCAACCCGGCGGACGCCCCGATTGCGCAAATCAGTCTCGACTCACCGTCGATGACCCTGTCCGACCTGAACCGCTTCTCCGATGATCTGATCTCACCGGCGCTGTCGATGCTGAACGGGGTAGCCGAGGTGGATGTCATCGGTCAGAAACGTTATGCCGTGCGGATTGAGGTCGACCCGGCCAAACTGGCGGCAACCAATATGACGCTGGAGGAGCTGCAAACTGCCCTCAAAGCGGCCAATGATAATTCGCCGGTTGGTGAACTGGACGGTAAACGTCAGATGATGATGTTGCAAACCGGTGGCGATCTGCGCAATGCCGCTGACTTCAAAAACGTCGTCATTGCCAGCCGCAACGGCCAACCGGTACGCTTATCCGACGTCGCCACGGTGCAGGACAGTATCGAAAACACGCTCAGCCATAGCGCCGTCAACAATCACACCGCCATCGTGCTCAGTATCAGCCGCCAACCCGGCGCGAATCTGGTTGCCACGCTGGATGCCATCAAACAGTTATTACCGCAGTTGCAGCAACAGATGCCCGCCTCGGTACATATGCAACTGTTGAATGACCGATCCATTTCCGTGCGCAATGCGATTCATGACGTCAACCTCACCTTGCTGCTCACCATTGCGCTGGTGATTATGGTGATCCTGCTGTTTTTGCGCCATGTGCGTGCCACCCTGATCCCCGCTCTTAGCGTGCCGATCTCGCTGTTGGGTTCGTTCGCGCTGATGTACGCCTTTGGCCTGAGTCTCGATAACATTTCACTGATGGGACTGACCATCGCCGTCGGGTTAGTGGTGGATGATGCCATTGTGGTGCTGGAAAACATCATGCGCTATATCGAGCAAGGGATGGCCCCCAGACAGGCGGCGGTAAAAGGGGCTAAAGAGGTCGGTTTTACCGTCATCTCCATCTCCCTGTCGCTGGTGGCCGTGTTTATCCCGATCTTTTTTATGCCCGGCACCATGGGCTTGCTGTTTCACGAATTTGCCTGGGTGGTTTCCCTTGCTATCGCGGTATCCGCCGCGGCCTCTCTGACCCTGATTCCCTTGCTGGTGCCGATGCTGATTCGTCATGACAACGATCCTGCACAGCCCGATCCCGCCTGGAATCGCATGTTTGAACGTCTGTTCGAGGCGCTGCGTCAGCGCTATGGCCAGGCATTACATTGGGCCGTTGAACATCAGGCGGTCACCTTATCCGTGGCCCTCGCGACGGTGGCGCTGACCGGTTATCTCTACACCTCCGCCCCCAAGGGGTTCTTTCCCCAGGAAGATACCGGCCAGGTAACGGCCAATATCGATACGCCGCAGGACATGTCGTTTGCGGCGCGAAAACAGGTGGCGTATCAACTGGCCGCTACCTTGCTCAACGATCCGGCCGTCACCACCATCGTGACCAAGGTTGACCACGACACCACGCAACTCAACTTGACCTTGCAGGATCAGACACAGCGCCCGTCCATGTCACAGGTATTAACCCAAATGCGTGCCGAAACGCATTATCTGCCCGGTATCAGCGTTTACTTCAGTCCGGTGCAGAATTTCAAAGTCGGCGGGCGCAGCGCCAAAAGTAGCTGGCAATATACGCTGCAATCCGTGAGCAGCAACGGTGGCCCCAGCCTGAATGATTACGCCAATCAGTTGATGGATGAGATGAAAAAAAGCGGCGTGTTCGTGGGGGTGAACAGCGATGCGCAACTGAATGGCTTGCAGGCCGAGCTGACTATCGACCGCAACAAAGCCTCCTTATTAGGGGTGGACCTCGATCAAATCCGCAGCAACCTGTATGCGGCCTATGGCACGTTACAGGCCTCGACCATTTATGCGCCGGAAGACAGCTATGAAGTCATCATGGAGGTGCAACAGCCGTTCCGCCAGAATGAGAGCGATTTGTCGCAAATCTATGTCCGTTCTGCGTCAAATACGCTGCTGCCTCTGTCGACGTTTACCCATATCAGCCGGGTGCAGGGCGTTACCGCCGTCAATCACCAGGGTCAATTACCGGCAATCACGATTTCCTTTGACCTTGCGCCGGGGAAATCGCTATCTGATGCCACGCAGGCTATTCAGCAGGCTGGGCAGGCGATACATTTGCCCCCTACCGTCTTCGGCACTTACGCGGGACAGGCCGCATTGTATCAACAATCACAATCCACCCAGGTCTGGTTAATCGTGCTGGCGCTGGCGGTCATTTATGTGATTTTGGGTATGTTGTATGAAAGCTGGATTCACCCGATTACCATCCTGCTGGGCCTGCCATCGGCTGCCGTCGGTGCGCTGTTGGCGCTACGTCTGCTGGGGCTGGACCTGACCTTTATCGCCATGATTGGCATACTTTTACTGATCGGCATTGTCAAAAAGAATGCCATTATGATGATTGATTTTGCGCTGTCTGCGCAGCGGGAACAGGGCATGAGCGCGCATGACGCGATCATTCAGGCCTGTCTGCAACGTTTTCGCCCCATCATGATGACCACATTATGCGCCATCATGGGGGCGTTACCGATTGCCTGCGGTTGGGGCGCGGGAGCAGAACTGCGGCAACCGATGGGCGTCGCGGTGGTCGGTGGCCTGGTGTTTTCACAATTTATTACCCTGTTTATTACCCCGGTGCTGTATCTGCTGTTTGATCGCGCCAGTGGGCGACTGGATACCCTGACTCACGCCCTGGAGGAATCATGA
- a CDS encoding heavy metal response regulator transcription factor — protein MRLLLVEDQTTAADYIAKGLRENDFVVDVAANGVDGLHLLLTHEYDLAILDVMLPGINGWKLLEMARQADRKTPVMFLTARDDVEDRVRGLELGAEDYLIKPFSFSELLARTRVILRRQTPGNVTVSDESQLQIGDLLLDFVKHKVTRAGNRIDLTQKEFLLLSLLMRRSGEVLSRTVIAEQVWDMNFDPETNVIDVAIRRLRSKIDDNYEMKLLHTIRGAGYVLEEKEHADTP, from the coding sequence ATGAGATTATTGTTGGTGGAAGATCAAACCACGGCGGCGGACTACATCGCCAAAGGCTTGCGGGAGAATGATTTTGTCGTCGACGTTGCCGCGAATGGCGTCGATGGACTGCATTTGTTGCTGACTCATGAGTATGATCTGGCGATTCTCGACGTGATGTTACCCGGCATTAATGGCTGGAAACTGCTGGAAATGGCCCGCCAGGCGGACAGAAAAACCCCGGTGATGTTTTTAACCGCGCGCGATGATGTTGAGGACCGCGTGCGTGGGCTGGAACTGGGTGCCGAAGATTACCTGATCAAACCCTTTTCCTTCAGCGAGCTGCTGGCGCGAACCCGGGTTATTTTACGTCGTCAGACGCCGGGAAATGTCACTGTCAGCGACGAATCCCAGTTGCAGATTGGCGATCTGTTGCTGGACTTCGTCAAGCATAAAGTCACCCGTGCGGGTAACCGTATCGACCTGACACAAAAAGAGTTTCTGCTGCTGAGCCTGCTGATGCGCCGTAGCGGCGAAGTGCTGTCGCGCACCGTGATTGCGGAACAGGTGTGGGACATGAATTTCGACCCGGAAACCAATGTGATCGATGTCGCCATCCGCCGTCTGCGCAGTAAAATTGATGACAACTACGAGATGAAACTGCTGCACACCATTCGGGGTGCCGGATATGTGCTGGAAGAAAAAGAGCATGCTGATACCCCGTAA
- a CDS encoding heavy metal sensor histidine kinase, producing MLIPRNVPITVRLTLFFSVVMAVVLYSVSGLLYQTLRDQLNAKDVDELRNTLQFQKEIASTISERQGPDEQWQNELFEFIAEQDRLSLRIISPDGKIWSQSKNMRVPQKDYPAPGASFNYTSWRNQEGDDHEKYLITATTFAMKDHQLWSVQAALNVSRNNEIIENYWARMQIAAALAMLLFAGCGFWLARRGLRPLRHMSQQIEKINVEELHTRLTVERWPSELIALASSFDTMMHRLETSFTQLTRFSSDLAHELRGPINNLISAASVTLNQQRSVAEYRETLAVIVEEGEQLSRTISSMLFLARADNSREPLHLETLDSETEFRRLLGFYEILAEEKNITLTQQGKFHFTADPLHFQRALSNLLANAIRYTPAGGHITLSASRQQQMLHFSVADDGEGISAEHVPHLFERFYRADAARTNLENTGLGLAIVKTIAELHGGKVTVVSTPGKGSIFTLVLPCQNCNL from the coding sequence ATGCTGATACCCCGTAATGTACCGATAACTGTCCGACTCACGCTGTTTTTTTCCGTGGTGATGGCCGTGGTGTTATACAGCGTCTCCGGGCTGTTATATCAGACCTTACGCGACCAACTGAACGCCAAAGATGTCGACGAACTGCGTAACACGCTGCAATTTCAGAAAGAGATCGCCAGCACCATCAGTGAGCGTCAGGGGCCGGATGAGCAGTGGCAAAATGAATTATTTGAATTTATTGCCGAACAGGATCGGCTATCGCTGCGCATTATCAGCCCGGATGGCAAAATCTGGTCGCAGTCTAAAAACATGCGCGTACCGCAAAAAGATTACCCTGCCCCTGGCGCCAGCTTTAACTACACCAGCTGGCGCAATCAGGAGGGGGACGACCATGAAAAATATCTGATCACCGCCACCACCTTTGCCATGAAAGACCACCAGCTCTGGTCGGTACAGGCAGCGTTGAACGTCTCACGCAACAATGAAATCATTGAAAACTATTGGGCGCGGATGCAGATCGCCGCCGCACTGGCGATGTTACTGTTTGCAGGTTGTGGTTTCTGGCTGGCACGGCGAGGTCTGCGCCCTTTACGTCATATGAGCCAGCAAATCGAAAAAATTAATGTGGAAGAGTTACATACCCGACTCACCGTCGAGCGCTGGCCATCAGAACTGATCGCGTTGGCCTCCTCCTTCGATACCATGATGCATCGGCTGGAAACCTCTTTTACCCAATTGACGCGCTTCTCCTCCGATCTGGCACATGAGTTAAGAGGTCCGATTAATAACCTGATCTCTGCCGCCAGCGTGACGCTCAACCAACAACGTAGCGTGGCGGAGTACCGTGAAACTCTGGCGGTGATTGTGGAGGAAGGCGAGCAACTGTCACGCACCATTTCTTCCATGTTATTTCTGGCCCGGGCCGATAATAGCCGTGAACCTTTGCACCTTGAAACGCTGGACAGCGAAACCGAATTTCGCCGCCTGCTGGGGTTTTACGAAATCCTCGCGGAGGAGAAAAACATCACGCTCACGCAGCAGGGTAAATTTCACTTCACAGCCGATCCCCTGCATTTCCAACGCGCGCTCTCCAATCTGTTAGCTAACGCCATTCGCTATACGCCTGCTGGCGGCCATATTACCCTCAGTGCCAGTCGGCAACAGCAGATGCTGCATTTTAGCGTTGCCGACGATGGCGAAGGCATCAGTGCTGAACATGTGCCGCACTTATTTGAACGCTTCTATCGCGCGGATGCGGCACGCACTAACCTGGAAAACACCGGTCTGGGATTGGCAATTGTTAAAACCATCGCGGAATTACATGGCGGAAAAGTGACGGTGGTCAGTACACCGGGTAAAGGCAGTATATTTACCCTCGTCCTTCCCTGTCAGAATTGTAATCTGTAG
- a CDS encoding undecaprenyl-diphosphatase, translating into MFLTANAADNINNQLFLLLNAPAQASPLMLEIGKGCASYLIVLFPLLLVGYWFSFNRRNQHQVLLATTTSLLALTVNVIIGLLWQHPRPFVVPIGHTFLSHVADSSFPSDHMTLACAISFSLILGQKMRVGVGLLIIGLAIAWGRIYMGVHFPADMVGSMLVALFCAWAVKKSEARLTPLFQRILRLNDYVLGVMKGRRLKQ; encoded by the coding sequence ATGTTTTTGACGGCCAATGCAGCGGATAATATCAATAACCAGCTGTTTCTCTTACTTAACGCGCCCGCACAGGCCTCGCCACTGATGCTGGAGATCGGTAAAGGGTGCGCATCGTATTTAATTGTTCTTTTCCCGCTGCTGTTGGTCGGCTATTGGTTCTCGTTTAACCGTAGAAATCAGCACCAGGTGTTGCTGGCGACCACCACATCGTTGCTGGCGCTGACGGTGAATGTGATCATCGGTCTGCTGTGGCAACACCCACGTCCGTTTGTGGTGCCGATCGGTCATACTTTTCTCAGCCATGTCGCTGACTCATCGTTCCCCAGCGACCATATGACGCTGGCGTGTGCCATCAGTTTTAGCCTGATCCTCGGGCAGAAGATGCGTGTGGGTGTGGGGCTGTTGATCATCGGCCTGGCAATTGCGTGGGGGCGAATCTATATGGGGGTTCACTTCCCGGCGGATATGGTGGGTTCAATGCTGGTGGCGCTTTTCTGCGCCTGGGCGGTGAAAAAGTCCGAGGCCCGTCTGACTCCGCTCTTTCAGCGCATCTTGCGACTGAATGATTATGTGTTGGGTGTGATGAAAGGGCGTCGTTTAAAGCAGTGA
- a CDS encoding membrane protein gives MTDMLALDKTKVPQATLLFWLLKMMSTTVGETSADWINFDLGLGLTKTSLFAAALFLLTLFFQLKSSRYIPWLYWLTVLLVSISGTLLTDYLTDQLQVPLLYSVAMFGSALVMVLMFWHRTEGTLEFSTINTRGRELFYWLAIMLTFAFGTALGDALAERLGLGYVATTALFAGLILLTGLFWRVAWLSSVTGFWLTYVLTRPLGAAMADLFSQPLQQGGLGYGTTPVNVSFLFTMAVLVTVASLRSGKSQPNY, from the coding sequence ATGACTGATATGCTGGCTTTAGACAAAACCAAAGTTCCCCAGGCGACGCTATTATTTTGGCTGCTGAAAATGATGTCGACCACGGTCGGCGAAACCAGTGCTGACTGGATTAATTTCGATCTGGGTCTGGGTCTGACCAAAACGTCGCTATTTGCTGCGGCATTATTTCTGCTAACGCTATTTTTTCAATTGAAATCGTCACGCTATATTCCGTGGCTCTACTGGCTAACGGTTCTGCTCGTCAGTATTTCCGGCACGCTGCTGACTGATTATCTCACCGACCAACTCCAGGTCCCGCTGCTTTATTCGGTCGCGATGTTTGGTTCGGCACTGGTGATGGTGCTGATGTTCTGGCATCGCACGGAAGGAACGTTGGAATTCAGTACCATCAATACCCGCGGACGTGAGCTGTTTTACTGGCTGGCGATCATGCTGACCTTTGCGTTTGGCACCGCGCTCGGCGATGCCCTCGCAGAGAGACTGGGGCTGGGGTATGTCGCCACCACCGCCTTGTTTGCCGGGTTGATTCTCCTGACCGGGCTGTTCTGGCGTGTCGCCTGGTTAAGTAGCGTGACCGGTTTTTGGCTCACTTATGTGCTGACCCGACCATTAGGTGCGGCAATGGCCGATCTCTTCTCACAACCTTTGCAACAGGGCGGGCTGGGCTATGGCACCACGCCGGTCAATGTCAGCTTTTTATTCACCATGGCGGTGCTGGTCACCGTAGCCAGCCTGCGTTCAGGCAAAAGCCAGCCAAATTATTAA